In a genomic window of Phalacrocorax aristotelis chromosome 8, bGulAri2.1, whole genome shotgun sequence:
- the CSNK2A2 gene encoding casein kinase II subunit alpha' isoform X2, with the protein MPGPAAGSRARVYAEVNSLRSREYWDYEAHVPSWGNQDDYQLVRKLGRGKYSEVFEAINITNNERVVVKILKPVKKKKIKREVKILENLRGGTNIINLIDTVKDPVSKTPALVFEYINNTDFKALDYCHSMGIMHRDVKPHNVMIDHQQKKLRLIDWGLAEFYHPAQEYNVRVASRYFKGPELLVDYQMYDYSLDMWSLGCMLASMIFRKEPFFHGQDNYDQLVRIAKVLGTDELYGYLKKYHIELDPHFNDILGQHSRKRWENFIHSENRHLVSPEVLDLLDKLLRYDHQQRLTAKEAMEHPYFYPVVKEQSQSSSENAVLSSGLTTAR; encoded by the exons atgcccggcccggccgccggcagccgggCGCGGGTGTACGCCGAGGTGAACAGCCTGAGGAGCCGCGAGTACTGGGACTACGAGGCGCACGTCCCGAGCTGGGG CAATCAGGACGACTACCAGCTGGTTCGCAAGCTGGGGCGAGGGAAGTACAGCGAGGTCTTCGAGGCCATCAACATTACCAACAACGAGAGGGTTGTCGTGAAGATTCTCAAG ccagtgaagaaaaagaagataaaacgCGAGGTTAAGATTCTGGAGAATCTGCGTGGTGGCACCAACATCATTAATCTGATTGACACTGTCAAGGATCCGGTG TCAAAGACCCCTGCTCTGGTGTTTGAGTACATCAATAACACAGATTTTAAG GCCCTGGATTACTGTCACAGCATGGGGATCATGCACAGGGACGTCAAACCGCACAACGTCATGATAGACCACCAACAGAAAAAG CTGCGGCTCATAGACTGGGGTCTGGCCGAATTCTACCATCCAGCTCAGGAATACAATGTACGTGTGGCCTCTAGGTACTTCAAAGGACCGGAGCTCCTTGTGGACTACCAA atGTATGACTACAGCTTAGACATGTGGAGTTTAGGCTGTATGCTGGCAAGCATGATCTTCCGAAAGGAGCCCTTCTTCCACGGCCAGGACAATTATGACCAA CTGGTTCGCATCGCAAAGGTCCTGGGCACAGATGAGCTGTATGGGTATCTCAAGAAGTACCACATAGAACTGGACCCGCACTTCAATGATATCCTGGGCCA GCATTCCCGGAAGCGCTGGGAGAACTTCATCCACAGTGAGAACAGACACCTGGTCAGTCCTGAAGTCCTAGACCTCCTGGACAAGCTCCTGCGATATGACCATCAACAGAGGCTGACTGCCAAGGAGGCTATGGAGCACCCCTATTTCT ACCCAGTGGTGAAGGAGCAGTCCCAGTCCAGCTCAGAAAACGCTGTGCTCTCCAGTGGCTTGACAACAGCGCGATGA
- the CSNK2A2 gene encoding casein kinase II subunit alpha' isoform X1 has translation MPGPAAGSRARVYAEVNSLRSREYWDYEAHVPSWGNQDDYQLVRKLGRGKYSEVFEAINITNNERVVVKILKPVKKKKIKREVKILENLRGGTNIINLIDTVKDPVSKTPALVFEYINNTDFKQLYQILTDFDIRFYMYELLKALDYCHSMGIMHRDVKPHNVMIDHQQKKLRLIDWGLAEFYHPAQEYNVRVASRYFKGPELLVDYQMYDYSLDMWSLGCMLASMIFRKEPFFHGQDNYDQLVRIAKVLGTDELYGYLKKYHIELDPHFNDILGQHSRKRWENFIHSENRHLVSPEVLDLLDKLLRYDHQQRLTAKEAMEHPYFYPVVKEQSQSSSENAVLSSGLTTAR, from the exons atgcccggcccggccgccggcagccgggCGCGGGTGTACGCCGAGGTGAACAGCCTGAGGAGCCGCGAGTACTGGGACTACGAGGCGCACGTCCCGAGCTGGGG CAATCAGGACGACTACCAGCTGGTTCGCAAGCTGGGGCGAGGGAAGTACAGCGAGGTCTTCGAGGCCATCAACATTACCAACAACGAGAGGGTTGTCGTGAAGATTCTCAAG ccagtgaagaaaaagaagataaaacgCGAGGTTAAGATTCTGGAGAATCTGCGTGGTGGCACCAACATCATTAATCTGATTGACACTGTCAAGGATCCGGTG TCAAAGACCCCTGCTCTGGTGTTTGAGTACATCAATAACACAGATTTTAAG CAACTGTACCAGATCCTGACAGACTTTGATATTCGGTTTTATATGTATGAGCTGCTGAAG GCCCTGGATTACTGTCACAGCATGGGGATCATGCACAGGGACGTCAAACCGCACAACGTCATGATAGACCACCAACAGAAAAAG CTGCGGCTCATAGACTGGGGTCTGGCCGAATTCTACCATCCAGCTCAGGAATACAATGTACGTGTGGCCTCTAGGTACTTCAAAGGACCGGAGCTCCTTGTGGACTACCAA atGTATGACTACAGCTTAGACATGTGGAGTTTAGGCTGTATGCTGGCAAGCATGATCTTCCGAAAGGAGCCCTTCTTCCACGGCCAGGACAATTATGACCAA CTGGTTCGCATCGCAAAGGTCCTGGGCACAGATGAGCTGTATGGGTATCTCAAGAAGTACCACATAGAACTGGACCCGCACTTCAATGATATCCTGGGCCA GCATTCCCGGAAGCGCTGGGAGAACTTCATCCACAGTGAGAACAGACACCTGGTCAGTCCTGAAGTCCTAGACCTCCTGGACAAGCTCCTGCGATATGACCATCAACAGAGGCTGACTGCCAAGGAGGCTATGGAGCACCCCTATTTCT ACCCAGTGGTGAAGGAGCAGTCCCAGTCCAGCTCAGAAAACGCTGTGCTCTCCAGTGGCTTGACAACAGCGCGATGA
- the CSNK2A2 gene encoding casein kinase II subunit alpha' isoform X3, protein MPGPAAGSRARVYAEVNSLRSREYWDYEAHVPSWGNQDDYQLVRKLGRGKYSEVFEAINITNNERVVVKILKQLYQILTDFDIRFYMYELLKALDYCHSMGIMHRDVKPHNVMIDHQQKKLRLIDWGLAEFYHPAQEYNVRVASRYFKGPELLVDYQMYDYSLDMWSLGCMLASMIFRKEPFFHGQDNYDQLVRIAKVLGTDELYGYLKKYHIELDPHFNDILGQHSRKRWENFIHSENRHLVSPEVLDLLDKLLRYDHQQRLTAKEAMEHPYFYPVVKEQSQSSSENAVLSSGLTTAR, encoded by the exons atgcccggcccggccgccggcagccgggCGCGGGTGTACGCCGAGGTGAACAGCCTGAGGAGCCGCGAGTACTGGGACTACGAGGCGCACGTCCCGAGCTGGGG CAATCAGGACGACTACCAGCTGGTTCGCAAGCTGGGGCGAGGGAAGTACAGCGAGGTCTTCGAGGCCATCAACATTACCAACAACGAGAGGGTTGTCGTGAAGATTCTCAAG CAACTGTACCAGATCCTGACAGACTTTGATATTCGGTTTTATATGTATGAGCTGCTGAAG GCCCTGGATTACTGTCACAGCATGGGGATCATGCACAGGGACGTCAAACCGCACAACGTCATGATAGACCACCAACAGAAAAAG CTGCGGCTCATAGACTGGGGTCTGGCCGAATTCTACCATCCAGCTCAGGAATACAATGTACGTGTGGCCTCTAGGTACTTCAAAGGACCGGAGCTCCTTGTGGACTACCAA atGTATGACTACAGCTTAGACATGTGGAGTTTAGGCTGTATGCTGGCAAGCATGATCTTCCGAAAGGAGCCCTTCTTCCACGGCCAGGACAATTATGACCAA CTGGTTCGCATCGCAAAGGTCCTGGGCACAGATGAGCTGTATGGGTATCTCAAGAAGTACCACATAGAACTGGACCCGCACTTCAATGATATCCTGGGCCA GCATTCCCGGAAGCGCTGGGAGAACTTCATCCACAGTGAGAACAGACACCTGGTCAGTCCTGAAGTCCTAGACCTCCTGGACAAGCTCCTGCGATATGACCATCAACAGAGGCTGACTGCCAAGGAGGCTATGGAGCACCCCTATTTCT ACCCAGTGGTGAAGGAGCAGTCCCAGTCCAGCTCAGAAAACGCTGTGCTCTCCAGTGGCTTGACAACAGCGCGATGA